A window of the Candidatus Poribacteria bacterium genome harbors these coding sequences:
- a CDS encoding Gfo/Idh/MocA family oxidoreductase gives MEPVKVGVIGCGVIGSRHLSIASEAPHIALVAAADLIEANRTNAAERFNPPKMYSNDLDLLNDDEVEAVVLAFPTQYRTEVALRAFERGKHVLIEKPIAMNAAEVEQLIAARGDLISGCCSSRNRFRAAAQLATQLITSGGLGELRSVHCRAIRGAGKEPDTPRPAWRLTKALNGGGILVNWGCYDLDYLLGITGWQLKPETVFAQTWTVPQVFQSHIASGSDAETHYTALIRCEGGIVLSVERGEFMTMHTHEGWEIIGTQGSLKLTMGNDKPENVIYNRTTTEGGVASVTLAEVGDAPEPQHSTPLSDFAAGIHENRQPLTSLENALVVQKITDGIYASAETGNAVEIGG, from the coding sequence ATGGAACCCGTAAAAGTCGGTGTGATTGGGTGTGGTGTCATCGGAAGCAGACATCTTAGCATCGCATCGGAGGCACCACACATTGCGTTAGTTGCCGCAGCAGACTTGATCGAAGCAAACAGAACAAACGCCGCTGAACGCTTCAATCCACCCAAAATGTATAGCAACGACCTCGATCTACTCAACGATGATGAGGTTGAGGCGGTTGTCCTTGCGTTTCCGACGCAGTATCGGACAGAGGTCGCCTTGCGTGCTTTTGAAAGAGGTAAGCATGTCCTAATTGAAAAACCGATCGCGATGAACGCTGCTGAAGTCGAACAACTCATCGCTGCACGGGGTGACTTAATCTCAGGATGCTGTTCTTCGCGGAACCGTTTCAGGGCAGCTGCGCAGCTTGCGACGCAACTTATCACGTCAGGTGGTTTGGGGGAACTCCGCAGTGTGCACTGCCGTGCCATCAGAGGCGCAGGGAAAGAACCGGACACACCACGTCCTGCTTGGCGGTTGACCAAGGCTCTCAACGGTGGCGGTATTCTTGTCAATTGGGGATGTTATGACCTCGACTATCTGCTCGGCATTACAGGCTGGCAGCTCAAACCGGAGACTGTGTTTGCCCAGACCTGGACGGTGCCGCAGGTATTCCAATCGCATATCGCGTCCGGTTCCGATGCTGAAACCCATTACACTGCGCTCATTCGCTGTGAAGGCGGTATCGTGCTCAGCGTGGAACGCGGTGAGTTCATGACGATGCATACCCACGAAGGTTGGGAGATTATCGGTACACAAGGCTCACTCAAGTTGACTATGGGTAATGATAAACCGGAGAATGTTATCTATAATCGCACAACAACAGAAGGCGGTGTGGCATCCGTAACGCTCGCGGAAGTAGGCGATGCACCGGAACCTCAACACAGCACACCGTTATCTGATTTCGCTGCCGGTATACACGAAAATCGGCAACCTTTAACAAGTTTGGAAAATGCACTTGTTGTTCAGAAAATAACCGATGGGATTTACGCTTCCGCAGAGACAGGAAATGCTGTGGAAATAGGAGGATAA
- a CDS encoding GDSL-type esterase/lipase family protein, whose product MQLKPDAPQLTWQGAVSLQETEGGIMPWRTPHSSHVLFPEPLLERSAMPAGVRISFRSNTTQVSGNIAPQKESGVLDLCCDGEVVASLDLAQKDTFAFENLPDGEKLIELWLPQFGRFQLRSLEIDDGATLDAFTDTRPRWVTYGSSITQCRTAASPTQTWPAIVARTHGLNLTCLGYGGQCHLDAMVARMIRDLPADYISMCLGINIQGASSMGPRAFRPAIIGAVQIVREKHPDIPIVLMSPICCPPREENPNTVGFHLKRMREEVQAAVEALQTHGDQHVHYVDGLRVFGADYVHLLPDDLHPDAEGYRVMGKNFVAEVAEKFFV is encoded by the coding sequence ATGCAATTGAAGCCGGATGCACCACAATTAACTTGGCAGGGAGCTGTCTCCCTACAGGAAACCGAAGGCGGAATAATGCCGTGGCGGACACCGCACTCGTCGCATGTCCTATTCCCGGAACCGTTACTGGAACGCTCAGCGATGCCTGCAGGCGTTCGCATCAGTTTTCGGAGCAACACGACGCAGGTGTCGGGTAACATCGCACCGCAGAAGGAAAGCGGCGTGCTGGATCTCTGTTGTGATGGTGAAGTCGTGGCATCGCTTGACTTGGCGCAAAAGGACACCTTCGCTTTTGAAAATCTGCCCGATGGAGAAAAGTTGATTGAGTTGTGGCTGCCACAATTCGGAAGGTTTCAACTCCGCAGCTTGGAGATAGACGATGGCGCGACACTCGATGCGTTCACCGATACGAGACCTCGATGGGTGACGTATGGGAGTTCTATCACGCAGTGCCGAACGGCAGCATCGCCGACACAAACGTGGCCCGCAATCGTTGCCCGTACACACGGGCTGAATTTGACTTGTCTCGGTTATGGCGGACAGTGCCATCTCGATGCAATGGTGGCACGGATGATCCGAGATCTGCCGGCTGATTATATCTCAATGTGTCTTGGTATTAACATCCAAGGCGCATCCAGTATGGGACCGCGGGCGTTTCGTCCGGCGATTATCGGAGCGGTCCAGATTGTCCGTGAGAAGCATCCAGATATCCCGATTGTGCTGATGTCACCTATCTGCTGCCCACCGAGGGAGGAAAATCCAAACACTGTAGGATTTCATCTCAAAAGAATGCGTGAAGAGGTGCAAGCCGCGGTCGAGGCACTTCAAACACACGGCGATCAGCACGTCCATTACGTTGATGGGTTGCGTGTCTTTGGTGCTGACTATGTTCACCTACTCCCGGATGACCTACATCCGGATGCTGAGGGTTATCGGGTTATGGGTAAGAATTTCGTCGCTGAAGTCGCCGAGAAATTTTTTGTATAA
- a CDS encoding sugar phosphate isomerase/epimerase, which produces MIDVCFFADEVSKTDFEEAIKLGVEAGANTVEIRGGVWGKHVTEIDDDDVQRAQDVLSTYNVQVASVGSPFGKCSIDDPQEYEQHRKHFDRMVTLAHAFDTEVIRGFTFWNPNRRTKGAPRPDINDYMEQIVEKLSLVVPIAEDANVTLCFENESACLAGTCEETRAVINALGNSPALTSCWDVNNGLHCGENPLPDGYAHIKGLVRHLHVKPNAEKNLNPIGDTDLHYEQLLETLAADGFTGAASIEHWGQPENMLKGVRQLRAIVDAM; this is translated from the coding sequence ATGATTGATGTCTGCTTTTTTGCTGACGAGGTTTCTAAGACCGATTTTGAGGAAGCCATCAAACTCGGTGTTGAAGCCGGTGCGAATACCGTCGAAATACGCGGCGGCGTTTGGGGTAAACATGTAACTGAAATTGACGATGACGATGTTCAACGCGCCCAAGATGTGCTCAGCACTTATAACGTCCAGGTCGCCAGTGTTGGCTCTCCGTTTGGGAAATGCTCGATTGACGACCCGCAGGAGTATGAACAACATCGAAAGCACTTCGATCGGATGGTTACACTGGCACACGCTTTTGATACCGAAGTGATTCGCGGGTTTACGTTTTGGAATCCAAATCGGCGCACTAAAGGGGCACCGCGTCCTGATATTAACGACTATATGGAACAGATCGTTGAGAAGCTTTCGCTTGTCGTTCCGATTGCAGAGGACGCTAACGTTACGCTCTGCTTTGAAAACGAAAGTGCGTGTCTCGCCGGAACCTGCGAAGAGACGCGTGCGGTCATCAATGCGCTCGGAAATAGTCCAGCACTCACCTCTTGTTGGGATGTCAATAACGGGTTACATTGTGGTGAAAATCCGTTGCCGGACGGATATGCGCATATTAAAGGACTTGTGCGGCATTTGCATGTGAAACCCAATGCAGAGAAAAACCTCAATCCAATCGGTGATACGGATTTGCACTACGAGCAGCTCCTGGAAACGTTAGCTGCCGATGGATTCACTGGCGCAGCGAGCATTGAACATTGGGGACAACCGGAAAATATGTTAAAAGGCGTGCGGCAACTGCGCGCCATCGTTGATGCTATGTAG
- a CDS encoding peroxiredoxin family protein yields the protein MPVKLTNNYLINLGRDAPFLRSTSSICFSVLLAAVVFLCLACDNAERTTNIITAPEDAAEQLPPGEGLDIGALAPEFTLPDSDGQSRSLSEYRGQKLVIVFYRTGTUGTCQTQLGELQDGYGDIQAEGAELIAISADPLAIVSSVQEKLQITYLLLADEDTKTIADYNVVDPSEIEVARPATYIIDQDGRVAWKYLDAKSGKRIGSDPIVAQLNKF from the coding sequence ATGCCAGTCAAATTGACAAACAATTATCTCATAAACTTAGGACGGGACGCACCGTTTTTACGTAGTACCAGTTCAATATGCTTTTCAGTTCTATTGGCGGCTGTCGTTTTCTTATGTCTCGCTTGTGACAACGCAGAGCGAACAACAAACATTATAACAGCACCGGAAGACGCAGCTGAACAACTCCCTCCAGGCGAGGGATTGGATATCGGGGCACTCGCCCCTGAATTCACGCTTCCAGATAGCGATGGGCAATCCCGTAGTCTGTCGGAATACCGAGGACAGAAGTTGGTTATTGTCTTCTATCGCACTGGCACGTGAGGCACCTGTCAAACGCAACTCGGTGAGTTGCAAGACGGTTATGGAGACATTCAAGCCGAAGGTGCCGAACTGATTGCCATCAGTGCCGATCCCCTGGCTATTGTTAGTTCAGTACAAGAGAAACTTCAAATCACCTATCTCTTGCTGGCAGATGAAGACACGAAGACGATCGCTGACTATAATGTCGTTGATCCAAGTGAAATTGAGGTAGCACGTCCCGCAACCTATATTATTGATCAGGATGGGCGCGTCGCGTGGAAATACCTTGACGCGAAGAGCGGTAAACGCATCGGATCTGATCCGATTGTCGCACAATTGAATAAATTTTAG
- a CDS encoding phytanoyl-CoA dioxygenase family protein — protein sequence MRRWQPSLVQKTQYENEGYFILPNLISKDVAAQLRGVIRNHIMLPDPGDFVDSDPMDPMEDSPQGRIARYRKLSNFCVQSPLIWHNVHAAPAVLNIARYFLGNDIIMKFNSCFLKPSLTGSATPWHQDNGLWRDGETEPFNFWIPLEPATQENGCMQFIPGSHKTEIVEHVLYPDSIHGELPREAVQEMIEKHGVHHIELDTGDVVIWHSSMWHYSPPNKSEKSRIAVAGVYTNPEIVKTSKRFWHNFRWVMKEGSVCTQFPPETVEMKIENPQKPKQFPSAKDY from the coding sequence AAAGGATGTGGCAGCACAACTCCGCGGCGTAATCCGCAACCACATCATGCTACCCGATCCAGGGGATTTCGTCGATAGCGATCCGATGGATCCGATGGAGGACTCACCACAAGGACGTATCGCACGCTATCGTAAACTCAGTAACTTCTGCGTCCAATCGCCGCTGATATGGCACAACGTGCATGCTGCACCAGCAGTGCTTAACATTGCTCGCTATTTCCTCGGCAACGACATCATTATGAAGTTCAATAGTTGCTTCCTCAAACCGTCGCTTACGGGTAGCGCGACCCCGTGGCACCAAGACAATGGACTTTGGCGCGATGGCGAAACGGAGCCTTTCAACTTCTGGATACCGCTTGAACCCGCAACCCAAGAAAATGGATGCATGCAGTTTATCCCCGGTAGCCACAAAACAGAGATCGTTGAACACGTCTTGTATCCCGATAGCATACACGGAGAACTACCACGCGAAGCCGTTCAGGAGATGATTGAAAAGCACGGCGTGCATCATATTGAATTGGATACCGGAGATGTCGTCATCTGGCACAGCAGTATGTGGCACTACAGTCCACCAAACAAGAGTGAGAAGAGCCGTATTGCTGTCGCAGGGGTCTATACAAACCCAGAAATTGTCAAGACAAGCAAACGCTTCTGGCACAATTTCAGATGGGTGATGAAGGAGGGTTCGGTCTGCACACAATTTCCACCGGAAACCGTCGAGATGAAAATCGAAAATCCTCAGAAACCGAAGCAGTTTCCATCTGCTAAGGATTATTAA